Proteins from one Telopea speciosissima isolate NSW1024214 ecotype Mountain lineage chromosome 1, Tspe_v1, whole genome shotgun sequence genomic window:
- the LOC122648402 gene encoding uncharacterized protein LOC122648402, protein MANLGNSLSCEVRIIEAKNLNFIRTGNLFVRCYLSTSNNEKIRLNCREIPTTSHPYWNDSISLECSATNDDKNCLEELKQQSVVFELRWRNNSPIIGKIGGSKVLGKAVISWKEVLESPELAIQKWVSTVSSASRDVIEGLKPKPPPALHVGLKVRIPTSMAAEMVKRRKEVELQRWWNKCGCRDGSCSKYYNCGDDELFALAAAIEAL, encoded by the coding sequence ATGGCTAACCTTGGAAATTCTTTGTCTTGTGAAGTGAGAATCATAGAAGCCAAAAACCTAAATTTCATAAGAACTGGTAACCTCTTTGTTAGATGCTATCTATCCACAAGCAACAACGAGAAGATTCGGCTTAATTGTCGAGAGATCCCAACCACGAGTCACCCTTACTGGAACGATTCCATCTCCTTGGAGTGCTCTGCTACCAATGACGACAAGAACTGCCTTGAAGAACTCAAGCAACAAAGCGTGGTGTTCGAGTTAAgatggagaaacaactcaccGATTATAGGGAAAATCGGTGGATCTAAGGTATTGGGTAAGGCTGTGATATCTTGGAAAGAAGTGTTGGAATCGCCTGAATTGGCGATTCAAAAATGGGTCAGTACGGTTTCATCAGCTAGTCGTGATGTAATTGAAGGTCTGAAGCCGAAACCACCACCTGCACTCCATGTTGGGTTGAAGGTTAGAATTCCAACAAGCATGGCTGCAGAGATGgtgaagagaaggaaagaggtTGAGTTGCAGAGGTGGTGGAACAAGTGTGGTTGCAGAGATGGAAGTTGCTCTAAATATTATAATTGTGGAGATGATGAACTCTTTGCACTAGCAGCTGCAATTGAGGCTTTGTAA